The nucleotide window GCTTCCTTAAGCCAGGGACCTTTTGCCAGTAAGTCGGCACTGGCCACCCCCTGTTCCTGGTCGGGACCGCCGCCCAGGAAGAAAAGGTCATAAGCCTTCGGGTCCAGCTTATCACCCAGAGAGATCCGGGTCACTTCCACCGCGATACCCCGCCACTCAGCCCGGCGGCAGAGGATTAAGACATTACCCCGGTCACCGTAGAGGTTAAGGAGTTCCGGATAGAGATGGCAGAGGCGTAACTTCACTGACAGCCCCCCTTGCTTTAAGGATGCGGCGGTACAGGGCCAGGTTGGTATAGGTACAGAGAATGAGGCCTTCGTCGACCGGTTCTTCCAGTAAAAAGTCGACACTTTCTTCCTGGTCGGGGATAACCTTGAGGTTCGCCTCTTTTACCCCCTGGTATTTGAGACAAATGGCCATATCGCCGGCCCGCAGGCCGGCACAGATAATCCGGTGGTAAGGAGCCTGGAGCAAGGGACTGAGGTCGGCATCCCAAAGCCAGGAGACGTCGCGGCCGTCGGCGGCCAGGTCATTGATGGCCAGGAGATAAGTCGCTTTGCCACGGCCGGCAGTCAGGGTTTTCAGGGCAATACTTAAGCCCGTAGGATTTTTTACCAGCATCAAGGTCAAATGTTTGTTCCCCAGGCTAAAGGTTTCGGCCCGGCCCTGGCCGGGGAGGAAAGACGCCACCACCCGGCCGACGGTTGCCGGGTCAATCTTTAATTGCAGGGCGGCACTGGCAGCGGCCAGGACATTATAGACATTATAAATCCCCGGCATGGGGGACCGAAGGGGCAGTTTGCCGCCTGGGTAAACAAGGTCAAAGCGGGCTCCTCCGGAATTTAGCTCTAAATCCCTGACCTCATACTCCGCAGGTGGCCGGCTGTACGAACACTGGGGGCAGAAATAATCCCCCAGGTGGCTGTAATGATAGTAATTAAACTCCAGGGGCCGGCGGCAGCGGGGACAGATATGGCCCTCCAGGACTTCGCTGGTTGTTTCCTGGCTCCAGGGCGTCCGCGCCAGGCCGAAGTAGCGGACCTTCTCCCTTCCCCGGCCCAGGGAAGTGACCAGGGAATCATCGGCGTTAAGGATCAGGGTGGCCGCCGGGATGGCTGCCAGGGCGCGGCTGATGGCTGCCGCCAGCTGCTCCAGCTCATGGTAGCGGTCTAATTGATCCCGCAGTAAATTCGTAATGAGCACCATATGGGCTTTGACCTGGCGGGTCACCAGGCCCAGGGTACCTTCATCTACTTCCAGGACGGCAATTTCTCCCCGCCGGGCCAGGAGGGCCGTGGTTACGCCGGCGGGCATATTGGCCCCTTCGCTGTTATGAACCACCTTCAACCCTGCGGCCCGAAAAATTGAGGCCAGGAGGTTGGTGGTCGTCGTCTTGCCGTTGGTTCCGGTAACGATGATGATTTTTTCATACCTGGAGGCTAAACGGCCCATTAAATACGGGTCAATTTTCAGGGCTAAATAGCCCGGCAGGGAGGTACCACCCCGTTGCAAAAGGCGGCATATAAAGGCTGCCAGGCGGCCGGCCCAGAGGGCCAGGAAAGTACGCAGCAATTTGCAGGAACCTCCTTTAACCCACAGCGGCCTGGCTGCGGCGCAGGCGCCTGCTGAGGACGCTTAAGAACATGGCCAGCTCTTCCATACGCAACAACCAGGCCAGGCCGATGTAACTCAAAACCCCCAGGGTAATCAGCAGGGCCAGCTCCACTCCCTCCCGCACCAGGCGGGGCCAGGATGCCGGGAGGAAAAGATGGCCGGCCGCCAGGTTCAGGAGAAGGCCCATGACCAGTGCTGCCAGGAGACTTTTCATAGAAGTCTGCAGTAACCGGCGACCTTCCAGGGGGGCTTGTACCTTGCGCCGCAGGTAATAGAGCAGCAGGGCGACGTTGACACAGCCGGCTAGGGAGTAGGCCAGGGCCAGGCCGCGGATGCCGAAGGCCGGCCCCAGGGTAAAGTTCATGGCGGTGCCCGCTGCCAGGGTGACCAGACCGATCTTTAGGGGGGTTACCGTATCCTGGGTGGCATAGAAGGCCCGGCTCAAAATCTCATAGGCACCGTAGGCCGTTATCCCCAGGGAGTAAAAGACCAGGGCTTCGGTAGTAGCCAGGGTGTCGGCACTGGTAAAGCGGCCGTGCTGGAAGAGCACCCTGACCACCGGTTGCCCCAGGGCAATTAGCCCCACCGTGGCCGGGATGGAGATGAAGACCACAGCCCGCAGCGATCCCGACAGGTAACGGGTAAAAGAACGATAATCCCCCTCCATGGCAATACGAGTCAGGGCCGGTAAAAGGGCGATGCCCATTGATGAGGCAAAGAGAATTGGTACTAAAACCACCCGGCTGGAGATGGTCAGAGCGTTGATAGAACCGCGCGGCAGGAAAGAGGCAATGAAAGTCTGGTTAAAGAAAAGATTTAACTGGGCAATGGACAGGCCAATAGTTACAGGGAGCATTAGTTTAAAAATCCTGCGGATGCCTGGGTGCTTAAGGTCCAGGACCGGCCGGTAGCGGGGCTTAAGGTGCCATACCCCCCACACCTGTACCAGAAAATTCAGGGCCGCGCCAATCAGGGTGGAAATGGCAAAAGCGGCGATGCTGTATTTCCCGGCCAGGGCGAGGCCGAAAACTATAATGGCAGCGTTGTATACCAGGGGGCCGATGGCCGTTCCTATAAAGGACTGGTAGGCGTACTCTGTCCCCATTAAGACCCCATTCAGGCAGTGAAAGAGGATGGCTACGAGTACAATCCGGGTCAGGTAGGCGGTATAAGCCACTTGTTCAGCATTAAAGCCCGGGGCTATCAGGTGTACCAGCCAGGGAGTCCAGATCATTCCCAGGGTTACGGCAATCCCTACCAGGGTCAGGACCAGATTAAAGGCGATGCTTACGGTTTGCCAGACGGCCTCTTCATTTTCTTCCGCCAGGTAACTGGCCAGCACCGGGATAAAGGCCGAGCTAACCCCGCCGCCCACCAGGATTAAATAGATGGTATCCGGGATAACAAAGGAGGTATTGAGCATATCGGTTAGCTGGTTCTGGCCAAACAGGGCTGAAATAGCCGTATTGCGTAAAAAACCTAAAATCCTTGACACGCCGGCAGCCAGGCTCATGATAGCTACCGAGTGGGCCAGCCGCATCGTACCGGATTTTACCATTTGACGCTTCCTTTTATTCTAGATTGTTGACACACTATCTGTATTTTAATCCTTTGCTATTTAAAAAGGAAGGCCTGATCTCGTTCACAAGAATTTGAGGTCATATATTTTATCCGGCAAAGGGAAATAATAACCTCCGTAACTAATAACATGTAGAGGAGGAGATCGTCTATGACCGCCCACTACGGTGCCCACGAAGTGATGGAACTCCATGAGGTACTAAGCGACACAATTGACGGGATCAATCAGTTCCAGTTGTACCGTCCCCATGTTAAAGATTCCCAGCTCAAATCCATCCTGGACAAGCAACTGCGCTTTATGACGCAAGAGTATAACAACATGGTTCAGGCCATCAACCAGCGCGGCATTAGCCAGGCGGTACCCTACCGTCTGCCCCGGACGGCGGCTCCGGTTTACGGCCTGGACAACCCGGAAACCCAGAGGCCCAATACTTCTATGCATGAGATGGATGACCGGGATGTAGCGAGCGGCATGCTGGGGTGCCATAAGGCTTCAGCAGCCTTTAGGATGATGGCTTCCTTAGAATGTGCTGACCTGGAGCTGCGGCGCATGCTCCAGCAGGGGGCCATTAACTGTGCCGAACAGGCTTATGAAGTATGGCAGTACATGAACCAAAAAGGCTATTACCAGGTACCGACCATGAAGGATGTAACGACAAGTACCATGATTAATGCTTACAGCCCCGCCGCAACGGGCCAGGTTGGATTTTATCAGCAGTAGTAGATACTGTTAAATGTTTATTTTCTATATATGAGAGCCCTGTTTTTTTTAGAAAAGGCAGGGCTCTTTTATGTGTATAATGAGGTATGATTTAGCGCACAGCCGTATCAACAATGGCGACGCCAGTACTAAAGGTTCTCTTTCTGGGACAATAATTTTCAAAATGGAAAAATGTATGCTATAAATTCAAAAAAGCATTTCCTTAAAGGTTTGTTCAAATAAGATTTTATCTCGCTTAATAAGTAACGCTCAAGGCTGTGAATATTGGCACGAATATTGCAATGGGTTTTAAATTGGTGAGGTGATTTGTTGGTTGATTTGTTGGGATAAAAAAGGAACTAATTAAAAATTAAATTGAGGAGGTAGCTTTAATGTGCTTTAGACCTACCGCCATATCTAGAAAGATTAAATGTCCTAGTTGTGGAAAGGAAGTAACAATATTCGAAGGAATAAAGCAAAAAAAATGTCCCCATTGTAAAGCAGATCTAGAAACTGCCGGCCAGAAATAAATGTACGGGAAACAGTTAGCTGTCGAAGGATGTTTGTTGAATTAAGGTAACGTAGGAGGTGATAAATATAGCTAAATTAGCGTAAATCTAAACCAATTTTATATTTCGTTTATATTATAAGCAAAAATTTTAAAAAAGAGGAGGAGAGAACAATGAGTACCGCAAAGAAACCGTGGACCTGGGAAGAAGACGGTTATACTGTAACGAGAACCTGTGCCTGGTCACCGCCCGGATGCCACCCTGTAGGATGCGGCCTAAAGCTGTATGTTAAAGATAATAGGCTGGTAAAAGTAGAGGGAGATCCTGATCATCCAATCAGCCAGGGCCGGCTCTGCATCAGGTGCTTAAGCCTTCCCGAATATGTACATCACCCCCAGAGAATTATCTATCCTATGAAAAGGGTTGGTGAGAGAGGAGAAAACAAGTGGCAGCGCATATCCTGGGATGAAGCATGGGACATCATAGTTGATAAAGTCCAGGATATAAAAGCTAAATATGGTCCGGAATCGATAGTAGTGTACGGTGGAACCGGAAGACAGGCCTGCTTATACTATTATCCGCTCGGCTTCGCTGCCCTAGGCACACCAAATGTATGTTATCCTCTCAGCGGATGGTCCTGTTATGGCCCCAGGTGCGCCATTACACAATACGTATTTGGTACGGGATACCCAGAAATCGATTTTGCTGGTTACTACCCGGACCGCTATGACCACCCGGGCTGGAAGCTACCTGAGTGTATAATTATCTGGGGCAAAGATCCAATAAAATCGAATCCCGATGGCTTGTACGGCCATGCCATTGTGGACATGATGAAGAGGGGCACCAAGCTCATCGTAGTCGATCCCAGACTGACCTGGCTCGCCTCTCGGGCGGAATACTGGCTGCAACTGAGGCCTGGTACGGACGCAGCTTTGGCTCTGGGAATGCTTCATGTAATCATCAATGAAGGGCTTTACGATAAGGATTTCGTAGAGAAGTGGTGCGCCGGATTTGATGATTTGAAACAGCGTGTTCAGGAATACCCGCCGGAGAAGGTGGCGGAAATAACCTGGGTACCAAAGGAAAAAATTGTGGAGGCCGCAAGGTTTTTTGCCAGGAGCAAACCTGCCAGCATAACCTGGGGTCTGGCGGTGGATGAAAATCCCAACGGAGTACAGGTAGGTCACGCCGTACTATCTTTGGCGGCGGTAACTGGTAATATAGACGTGCCTGGTGGTATCACCATTGGACCGCCGGCAGCGCTGCTCGGAAAATGGCGCGTTGAGACACGGCTAGAGTTAACAGAAGAGCTGTGGAACAAGAGAATAGGAGCGCAAGAATATCCGGCACTGGCCAATGCATTAGCAACTACTCACCCTGACGTAACACTGGATGTCCTAGAAACTGGAAAACCCTACCCGATTAAGATGGCATGGTTCAACAGCACCAATCTCATTTCGCCGACTTGTTCAACTGCTCCCGACAGGTGGTACAGGGCTCTTAAAAATATGGAATTTGCTGTAGCAACTGATACCTTTATGACGCCTACGGCCATGGCCTTTGCCGATATATTCCTGCCCCTTTCTACCTTCGCCGAACACGACGGCATTGTGCTAACCCACTTCGGCCGGAATACCATATTTGTCGGAGCTATTAATAAGGCCCTGCAGGTTGGTGAGTGTAAGTCCGATATCGAGATTTGCCTTGAACTGGGCAAACGCCTCAACCCAAAGGCTTGGCCGTGGAATGATGTAAAAGAATTCTTCACCTCCCAATTGAAGCCCGAGCTAGGTATAACCTTTGATGAACTGAAGGAGCAGGTTGTTGTCCATCCGCCGTACGAATACCGGAAGTATGAGACAGGCAAGCTACGGCCCGACGGCGAGCCTGGCTTCATGACACCTTCAGGGAAGATTGAACTGTACTCGACGCTGTTTGAGATGTGGGGCGACGATCCGCTGCCTTACTTTGAAGAACCTCCTTATAGCCCGTATAGCACTCCGGAACTGGCGAAGGAATATCCGCTCATTCTAACAACGGGAGCTAGAATGTGGGGTATGTTCCATTCTGAGCACCGTCAGATCCGGACCATACGTGAAATACATTCAGATCCCCTTGTAGAGATCCATCCGGATACCGCTGCCCAGCTGGGCATAAATGACGGCGACTGGGTCTACATCGAAAATATGTACGGAAAGTGTAAGCAGAAGGCCAAGCTGACGGTGGGCATCCACCCGAAGGTTGTCCATGCCCAGCATGGTTGGTGGTTCCCGGAGAAACAGGCTGACGAGCCGAATCTCTTCGGCGTATGGGATGCCAATGTAAATCTGCTAGTACCTCATAAGCATATTGGTAAGCTAGGGTTCGGATCTCCCTTAAAGAGTATGATATGTAAAGTCTACAAGGCTGAGGAGTAAAAATAGAGGGTGGCGGAAACCCGCACCAATAATAGAGATTGGAGGGGAAAGGGATGTCACGGAATGGTTTACTAATTGATTATGAATATTGTACCGGATGCCATAGTTGTGAGGTGGCTTGCAAGAAAGAGCTTAATCTTCCAGTAGGTAAGTGGGGGATTAAGTTGGCAGAAATAGGTCCTATGCAGTTATCACCTGACCGTTGGCAGATGGATTATGTTCCAATTCCGACGGAGTTTTGTAATCTATGTGAAGAAAGGGTAGCAAAAGGAAAAGATCCGGCGTGCGTTCATCATTGCTTGGGTAAAGCAATGGAATATGGTCCGGTCGAAGAGTTGGCGGCCAAGATGGTGGCCAAGGGTAAAAAAATGGTGCTATTTGCACCCTGATTAGCTAGCAATGCGATAAGTCAGGACGGGTCCTGAGGTTGCCCGGGACCCGTCCCGGTTATTTTTACAGTAGGAGTTTTTATTCCATTTTATCTCATAGCAGATAATTTAAAAAATCATAAATTATTAGGAGGTGTGTTTGTAAATGAATAATAAAAGAATTATTGGACTCATAATAGGTATAGCTATATTTGTGCTTACCTTTTTACTGCCCCCGCCTGCCGGCATGAGCGTTGCTGGAAAAAATGCTTTCGGCATATTAATAAGCGGGATTGTTCTTTGGGTGCTGGATGTGTTTCCTATAGCTATAACCGCTTTTATATTAATGATATTATTACCTTTTTACGGAGTCACACCAAAATTAGCTGATGTGTTTAAGGATTTTATAAGCCCTACCATCTTCTTCCTAATTGCCACCTTCGCCTTAACTACTATAATCATGAAAACGCCATTGGCCAACCGTCTTACCGCGGTGCTTTTCAGGATGGCACGTGGTGACTCCAGGAAAATAGTTCTGGGGTTCATTTTAGCTACTGCACTTTTATCATCGATCATGTCAAACGTTCCGACTACGGCTTTATGTGCAGCGGTTGCCATTACCGCCCTCCAGAAAAGTATACCCGATATGTATAAGTCAAACCTGGTTAAAGCGGCCATGATTGGCATTCCCTTTGGCGCCGTAGTTGGAGGCATCATGACGCCGGCCGGATCACCAAATAACATCATGGCTTTATACCTTTTAGAAGATGCTACCAACATCAAGATTACTTTCCTGCAGTGGATGATAATCGGCATTCCCGTTAGCCTGCTTACAGTATTGGTATGTTGGCTCTGGGTGGTAACTGTTATAAAACCCGAGCCCATAACGAAAGAGACGTTGGCTGCTTTCAATGAGTCTCTGGGTAACCTGGGACCCATGTCGACCGAGGAAAAGAAAGTTGTGGCTATTATTCTGACAATGTTAGTTTTATGGATAGCCAGCACCTGGTTTCCCGTGTTTGATACTACCCTTGTAGCCCTGTGCGGACTGATAGTAATGTTTTTACCTGGAGTAGAGTTGCTGACCTGGAAGGAATTCAATCGGGATGCCTCATGGGATATGATCCTTATGATAGGCGGTATACAAGCAGTAACTTCTGGCATTTTGAAATCCGGTGGTGCGACATGGGTTGTGAACACCGTGCTTGCCGGGGCGCAGCAATGGAATCCTTTTGTGGTACTCCTGGTAGCTTCCACAATAATGGCGTTTCTCCACGTTTTAGTACCAGCTGGTCCACCGGTTGTGGGCATGGCTTTACCGCCTATGGCTGCCCTGGCATTGAATATAGGCGTTAATCCGGTCGTTATGGCCATGATAGTTACTGTATGGGCCAATGTGACCTTCTTACTTCCTATTGATATGGTGCCCCTTATCACTTACAGTAAAGGGTATTACACAATGACTGAGATGGTTAAAGCCGGCTGGTTACCGACGTTGTTTCTAATTGTCTTCACTGCATTAGCTGTTCCATTTTTAGTGAGCCTGGCTGGACTTTAATATTTTATACTTTAGAAAATAATAAACAGGCCCTTCTGCTTACAGTAAACAGGAAGGGCCTGTTTTTGTAGTTTAATAACCGCATGTATATTAATATGCTTTATCCAGGTTATACTGTTTTAGTTTTCTATATAGAGTAGATTTACCTAAACCAAGGAGTCTTGCAGCTTTAGGGATGTTATTACCTGTATAAATCATAGCATTTTGAATAACTATCCTTTCAGCTTCTTTCATTGAGGTTACCCCTTCAATGCTACGAATACCAGCATTTTTCTGGGTTGTCTCTCTTACTATCTCATTAGGGAGGTGGCGTACGTCGATAATCCCATCTTGAGACATGTTGACAGCATAAATCATAGCATTCTCCAACTGTCTAACGTTACCTGGCCATTCATAATTCAAAATTACTTTTTTAGCAGCCGGGCTTATAGTTGGCAATACATGTCCTGTCTTTTTACAGTAGTATTCTATAAAATGCTGGCATAACAGCAAGATATCTTCCTGTCGCTGTCGCAGGGGCGGTATTTCTAGCTTGAGAACCGCCAGCCGGAAGTACAGGTCGAGACGAAACTGATTTTCTTGCACCATCTGGTAAAGATTTTTGTTAGTTGCAGCTATAACGCGGAAGTCAACAGGAATATACTTCCTGCCTCCCAGCCGCATTACGCGCTTGTCCTCTAAAACCCTAAGCAACGTGGCCTGGGTTTCAATGGGCATATCGCCTATTTCGTCAAGGAAAAGCGTCCCTTTGTGAGCCAGCTCAATTTTGCCTGGTCTTCCATTGCGTTCGGCACCCGTAAAGGTTCCGCCTTCATAGCCAAAGAGCTCGCTTTCAATGAGGTTTCTGGGAATCGCAGAACAGTTCAAAGCAACGAAAGGACCTTCAGGCCGGTATTGATTGTGAATAGCCTGGGCAAATAGCTCCTTTCCGGTGCCGCTCTCTCCTATTAATAAAATATTTTCGCCGGCATCGGCGAACTTACGGGCCAAGTCTTTTGCATGGTTTATGCAGGCGCTGTTGCCAATAATATCATCAAAGTGATACTTGGCCACTGCACCAGTTCGCACATTAACAAGGTTATTGATTTTTTCAGACAGGTTGACACGGATAATGGCTCCTTCGGTGCGTTTTTCTTTCTGGCCTGGTATAAATTGTATGCTAAATACGCAGTGGCGTTCCTTTTTGCAGTTGCGAATAGTTGCTTCCAGGTAATTAACAGGTTTCTGGCTTGTTAATACCTGCATTACCCTGTCGTCCACAAAGTCCCTAATGTATCTGCCTTCGACTTTGTCGCCACTGGGAGAAAGCATAAGGGCTGCCTCCCGGTTGGCCTTAATAATCTTATTATCACAATCGAGGGCTATAACTCCAGCGTCGATGCAGGAGAGAATTGTTTCCAATGTATTATTCATAACCAGTAACCTGCGGTTTTTTTCTTCTAGTTTCAGACTGTTTTCTATAGCTACTGCCAGGGAAGCAACCCATCCCAGGGTATGGGATAATAAGTTTTTAAGATTTTTTTCCCAGGGCCGTTCTCCTAATGCCTGTACCAGCGTCAGGGTACCGATAAGGTTACCTTTTTCGTCCATAATGGGAGCGGCAGAACAGATTGTATTCTCCAGGGTTATGCAATAATGTTCCGGGCCAATTAATTGAACCGGACATTTCAAGATCATACTGAGTCCGTGGGCGATAGTTCCTGAAGTTGCTTCGTTCCACACAGCCCCAATGACTGCATTTATTGATTTGAAATAAGAAATTTCATTGTCGTCTCCATCGAGGTAGAGAATGGTGCCGTTGGCATTATGGAGACATAACATGTATCCGGAAATTTTAAGAAGATGTTTAAAGGCATCTATCAAGGTTTTAGTAGTTGAAATTAACATACTGTTTTCTAAAAGGATAGCTTCCAGGTCATCTTTCGATATGTTATGCCCGATTTTTTTAGCAAATGGATCGATTTTAAATTTGTATGATCTTAACCAGGAATCGGCGACTACCGGGGTTAAACAAGGGAAATTCCGAGGGTCTTCATTATAATAGATAAATCTTTGCTTACATTGGCGAATCTCTTGCCAGCGGCGTTGGAATAAATCATTGTCCACAGAATTTAATATAAAATTACTCTGGTTATCGTAACAGGCTATATCAGTCCTGATGATTTCCATATCAATCCTCCTATTACATATAAATATCTGGCAGCAAAGAAATAAAAGGAAATATGTAAATAAGGAACAGAGTTCAGATCCTTTAGAAGACAATCCACCCTATTAATAAATCACCCTTTATTGCTAAATCACCCCCGGATAGTAACTCTATTGCATGTGTGATACATTTCACAATTATAATTAGAAGATATCTTTGAGTTTTGATTTTTGATTAATGCATAAAACGAACAATATTGGTCTTACGTGTAGTCTCTTTTTTGGGAATACATAGTATCAAAAAGGGACAACATTAGGTCGTTAATTTTTAGTTTAAGTGTCATAGCTAACTTTTATTATTGTGCCTCAGCGCTATCCGGAGGTTTGGATCTTGCCGCTGCTACTGGCATGATTTTTGCATGAATGATTTAGAAGATTAAGGTTTAGGAGGGTTAACAACATATAGAATGGAGGTCTTTAGGTGAAAAGATCGATACCATAACTAATCATCGCATATATAAATCAGATTATCAAGTTCTTTTTAAGTTGGGAAGGAAGACGATTACAAATAATTGTGTTATATTGTTTTCCTGTTCGAGCGGAGGTAAAAAAATGGCTGGTAACATTGAAGTCAAAAAGGCAGCATGCTATTTCTGCCATATGAACTGCGGCATGCTGGTGCACGTTGAAGACGGTGTCGTAAAAAAAGTAACGGGCGATCCGGAGCATCCCTTTAACCAGGGGGCACAATGTCCCCGGGGTGCCTCGGCTATCGATCACCTCAATCACATCAACCGGGTAAACTATCCCCTTAAACGTGTCGGCGAACGGGGATCTGGTAATTTTAAGCGTGTCAGCTGGGAGGAAGCCCTGGAGGACATTGCCGCCCGGCTAAAAAAATACAAAGCGGAATATGGTGCGGAAAGCATCGCCACTGCCGGGGGCACCAACCGTACTGACGATTGGGCCAGGCGCCGCTTTTTTAATCTATTGGGGAGCCCCAATGTGGTCCACACCTCACCCGTTTGCTGGATACCCAATTTTTTAATAGAAACGGCCATTTACGGCTGGAGCGCCTTTGACCCGGAGATTATGGGCAGCCGTTGCGTCGTCGTCTGGGGCCATAATCCTGGTGCTTCGTATTTACCGGAAATGCGGGGGCTTTTAGAGGCCCGGGAAAAGAACGGTACCAAAATCATTGTCATTGACCCACGTTACAGCGAGACGGCAGCCCGGGCCGACATTTGGTTACCCATCCGCCCGGGGAGTGACTGCGCCCTGGCCCTGGCCTGGCTTAACGTCATTATCAATGAAGAGCTCTATGACGCCGATTTCGTCGAGAACTGGACGGTGGGCTTTGAGGAACTGCGGGAACGGGTGCAGGAGTATACCCCGGAATGGGCGGAAGCAAAGACCTGGGTGCCCGCCGAAAGGATAGCAATGGCGGCCAGGACGTACGCCACATCGAGGCCTGCTTGTATCCAGTGGGGGGTAGCCACCGACCAGCTCGGTAGGGCTACCAGTGCCGTTGCCCAAGCAAGGGCGGTGTTGAGGGCCATTTGCGGTAACCTCGACGTTCCCGGCGGTGATGTCATGCCCGGCCCCCATCCTACATTTATTACTGACGTCGAGATGGAGCTCAACGAATTGCTGCCCGAGGAGCAGCGGGCAAAGCAACTGGGCGCGGACAGGTTTAAACTCAGCACCTGGCCGGGTTACAAGCTTCTAAATGAGCAGCTACAGCGTGTCTGGGGAAAGGGTCTGCCGGCCGAGTGGATGTGCGAGGCCAGTCCACCTGTACTGTGGCGCGCCATCTTAACCGGTAAACCCTATCCGGTAAAAGCGCTGATCGTCCTTGCTGATAACCCCCTTAGCTCTTATGCCAACTCCAGGCTGGTATATGAAGCCCTCAACAAGCTGGACCTGCTGGTGGTCATGGACTACTGGCTTACGCCCACGGCCGCGCTGGCCGACTATGTCTTGCCGGCTGCCTCCTGGCTGGAACGGCCGGTCTTGACGACAACCTATGGGGTATCCGACTGGCTCATCGCTTCGGAAAGGGCCATCCAGCCTTTATACGAACGTAAAACCGACTACGATTTCTGGCGCGCCCTGGGTATCAAGATGGGCCAGGGTGAATACTGGCCGTGGCAGACCAACGAAGAGGTGTTCCAGTACCGCCTGGAATCGCTGGGGTACGGCCTCGAAACCTATGAAGATTTTGTCAGGGGGGTACGTTTCGACTTTGCCCCGCGCGAGTACTACAAGTACCTGGAAAAAGGTTTTGCCACGCCCTCCGGGAAGGTGGAGCTGAAAAGTTCAATACTGGAAACGCTGGGCTATGACCCGTTACCCCATTACGTTGAGCCGCCGTTCAGTCCGGAAGCTACCCCGGAGCTGGCCCGGGATTATCCTCTGATACTCATCGCAGGCGGAGGCTTTATGCCCTTTTTCCATTCCGAACACCGCCAGATAACGCGCCTGCGTCTGCTGCACCCGGAACCCCGGGTGGCCATTAACCCTGAACTGGCTCAAAAGCTTGCTATTAAAGAAGGCGATTGGGTGTGGATTGAAACCCCGAAGGGTAAAGTCAAGCAAAGGGCTAAAATCACTACAGCCGTACCGCCCGGGGTAGTCCAGGCGGAACGGGGATGGTGGTATCCGGAAAAAG belongs to Moorella humiferrea and includes:
- a CDS encoding Mur ligase family protein, yielding MLRTFLALWAGRLAAFICRLLQRGGTSLPGYLALKIDPYLMGRLASRYEKIIIVTGTNGKTTTTNLLASIFRAAGLKVVHNSEGANMPAGVTTALLARRGEIAVLEVDEGTLGLVTRQVKAHMVLITNLLRDQLDRYHELEQLAAAISRALAAIPAATLILNADDSLVTSLGRGREKVRYFGLARTPWSQETTSEVLEGHICPRCRRPLEFNYYHYSHLGDYFCPQCSYSRPPAEYEVRDLELNSGGARFDLVYPGGKLPLRSPMPGIYNVYNVLAAASAALQLKIDPATVGRVVASFLPGQGRAETFSLGNKHLTLMLVKNPTGLSIALKTLTAGRGKATYLLAINDLAADGRDVSWLWDADLSPLLQAPYHRIICAGLRAGDMAICLKYQGVKEANLKVIPDQEESVDFLLEEPVDEGLILCTYTNLALYRRILKARGAVSEVTPLPSLSGTP
- the murJ gene encoding murein biosynthesis integral membrane protein MurJ, producing MVKSGTMRLAHSVAIMSLAAGVSRILGFLRNTAISALFGQNQLTDMLNTSFVIPDTIYLILVGGGVSSAFIPVLASYLAEENEEAVWQTVSIAFNLVLTLVGIAVTLGMIWTPWLVHLIAPGFNAEQVAYTAYLTRIVLVAILFHCLNGVLMGTEYAYQSFIGTAIGPLVYNAAIIVFGLALAGKYSIAAFAISTLIGAALNFLVQVWGVWHLKPRYRPVLDLKHPGIRRIFKLMLPVTIGLSIAQLNLFFNQTFIASFLPRGSINALTISSRVVLVPILFASSMGIALLPALTRIAMEGDYRSFTRYLSGSLRAVVFISIPATVGLIALGQPVVRVLFQHGRFTSADTLATTEALVFYSLGITAYGAYEILSRAFYATQDTVTPLKIGLVTLAAGTAMNFTLGPAFGIRGLALAYSLAGCVNVALLLYYLRRKVQAPLEGRRLLQTSMKSLLAALVMGLLLNLAAGHLFLPASWPRLVREGVELALLITLGVLSYIGLAWLLRMEELAMFLSVLSRRLRRSQAAVG
- a CDS encoding spore coat protein encodes the protein MTAHYGAHEVMELHEVLSDTIDGINQFQLYRPHVKDSQLKSILDKQLRFMTQEYNNMVQAINQRGISQAVPYRLPRTAAPVYGLDNPETQRPNTSMHEMDDRDVASGMLGCHKASAAFRMMASLECADLELRRMLQQGAINCAEQAYEVWQYMNQKGYYQVPTMKDVTTSTMINAYSPAATGQVGFYQQ
- a CDS encoding molybdopterin-dependent oxidoreductase; its protein translation is MSTAKKPWTWEEDGYTVTRTCAWSPPGCHPVGCGLKLYVKDNRLVKVEGDPDHPISQGRLCIRCLSLPEYVHHPQRIIYPMKRVGERGENKWQRISWDEAWDIIVDKVQDIKAKYGPESIVVYGGTGRQACLYYYPLGFAALGTPNVCYPLSGWSCYGPRCAITQYVFGTGYPEIDFAGYYPDRYDHPGWKLPECIIIWGKDPIKSNPDGLYGHAIVDMMKRGTKLIVVDPRLTWLASRAEYWLQLRPGTDAALALGMLHVIINEGLYDKDFVEKWCAGFDDLKQRVQEYPPEKVAEITWVPKEKIVEAARFFARSKPASITWGLAVDENPNGVQVGHAVLSLAAVTGNIDVPGGITIGPPAALLGKWRVETRLELTEELWNKRIGAQEYPALANALATTHPDVTLDVLETGKPYPIKMAWFNSTNLISPTCSTAPDRWYRALKNMEFAVATDTFMTPTAMAFADIFLPLSTFAEHDGIVLTHFGRNTIFVGAINKALQVGECKSDIEICLELGKRLNPKAWPWNDVKEFFTSQLKPELGITFDELKEQVVVHPPYEYRKYETGKLRPDGEPGFMTPSGKIELYSTLFEMWGDDPLPYFEEPPYSPYSTPELAKEYPLILTTGARMWGMFHSEHRQIRTIREIHSDPLVEIHPDTAAQLGINDGDWVYIENMYGKCKQKAKLTVGIHPKVVHAQHGWWFPEKQADEPNLFGVWDANVNLLVPHKHIGKLGFGSPLKSMICKVYKAEE
- a CDS encoding oxidoreductase, giving the protein MSRNGLLIDYEYCTGCHSCEVACKKELNLPVGKWGIKLAEIGPMQLSPDRWQMDYVPIPTEFCNLCEERVAKGKDPACVHHCLGKAMEYGPVEELAAKMVAKGKKMVLFAP